From a single Georhizobium profundi genomic region:
- a CDS encoding TRAP transporter small permease: MNGAPEWFKHYERAVKSVNRAFAAAASLLTLIIVMLVLLAVATRIGGSPALWPYDVAQFTLVYVVFLAMAPALESGHHVVVELFDGLVPGTIRPFVGHVAMALVILFGAIFLWHLYRVTARAFDDDRLAVAAIPIPLKWVYLIGPIGIAQFILTALMGFGRATWPSAAAFTARPDH; this comes from the coding sequence ATGAACGGTGCGCCGGAATGGTTCAAGCACTATGAGCGGGCGGTGAAGTCGGTCAATCGCGCTTTCGCCGCCGCCGCTTCCCTGCTGACTCTGATCATCGTGATGCTGGTTCTTCTAGCCGTTGCGACCCGCATCGGCGGATCGCCAGCGCTCTGGCCTTACGACGTTGCCCAGTTCACGCTTGTCTATGTCGTGTTTTTGGCCATGGCGCCGGCGCTGGAGAGCGGCCATCATGTCGTCGTCGAACTCTTCGACGGCTTGGTGCCGGGCACGATCCGACCATTCGTCGGCCACGTCGCCATGGCGCTCGTGATCCTCTTCGGCGCGATCTTTCTCTGGCACCTCTACCGGGTGACGGCGCGTGCTTTCGACGACGACCGGCTAGCGGTCGCGGCGATCCCGATCCCCTTGAAATGGGTCTATCTGATCGGCCCGATCGGCATTGCGCAATTCATCCTGACGGCGCTGATGGGCTTCGGACGGGCGACCTGGCCGTCCGCTGCTGCGTTTACCGCGCGTCCCGATCATTGA
- a CDS encoding TRAP transporter substrate-binding protein, whose translation MSIRISVAALSAACAMSLALPASAQTTLEISVYHNEQDNFGDTMRWWIDEIAARTEGRIVIEPVYNGALAKVTETLDAVRDGVVPMGIGLASFMSGAVPALGYAEMIGGLPATAEDASAAFVEIWPDVTAALEPQGVVPLWGQTAFGTGVICRDGFLQSAEDWQGQTVRAAGRWQSKQVEAMGASPVPIDTGEIYVALQNGTVNCALMNPTVTAALRLYEVAPYYTNLNLPSNIVTYMINRDIWNDLSEEDRAIIEEVSAEATVRAVPYIMEKMDEQIAAIEAGGGQVHVGTQKETQAFLDASLPIFEEIGAASGDVGISLEEKLSVYW comes from the coding sequence GTGAGTATCCGTATTTCCGTCGCGGCGCTCAGCGCTGCCTGTGCCATGTCGCTCGCCTTGCCGGCCAGCGCCCAGACGACGCTGGAGATCAGCGTCTATCACAACGAACAGGACAATTTTGGCGACACGATGCGCTGGTGGATCGACGAGATCGCCGCCCGCACCGAGGGCCGGATTGTCATCGAGCCGGTCTATAACGGCGCGCTAGCCAAGGTCACCGAAACCCTCGACGCAGTTCGCGACGGCGTTGTGCCGATGGGCATCGGTCTCGCCTCCTTCATGTCCGGCGCGGTGCCGGCGCTCGGCTATGCCGAGATGATCGGCGGGCTGCCGGCGACCGCAGAGGATGCCAGCGCGGCCTTTGTCGAAATCTGGCCGGACGTCACAGCAGCATTGGAACCCCAGGGCGTCGTGCCATTGTGGGGCCAGACGGCGTTCGGAACCGGCGTGATCTGCCGCGACGGGTTCCTGCAGTCAGCGGAAGACTGGCAGGGGCAAACGGTGCGTGCCGCAGGCCGCTGGCAGTCCAAGCAGGTGGAAGCGATGGGCGCGAGCCCGGTGCCAATCGACACCGGTGAGATCTATGTCGCCCTGCAGAACGGCACCGTAAACTGCGCCCTGATGAACCCGACCGTGACCGCAGCTTTGCGCCTCTACGAGGTGGCTCCTTATTACACCAACCTCAACCTGCCGTCGAACATCGTCACCTACATGATCAACCGGGATATCTGGAACGATCTTTCGGAGGAAGATCGCGCGATCATTGAGGAGGTCTCGGCCGAGGCGACGGTCCGTGCTGTACCCTACATCATGGAAAAGATGGACGAGCAGATCGCCGCCATCGAAGCGGGTGGGGGTCAGGTTCACGTGGGTACCCAGAAAGAAACCCAGGCGTTTCTCGATGCTTCGCTTCCGATCTTCGAGGAGATCGGAGCGGCGAGCGGCGATGTAGGCATTTCACTGGAAGAGAAGCTGAGCGTCTACTGGTAG
- a CDS encoding LysR family transcriptional regulator — protein MHNPNTFDLNLLRVFDALLREGSVSAAANRVGLSQPAVSNALQRLRMILGDPLFVRTRRGMEPTAFALRLCDPVQQGLSQIRSGLSQVVTFDPMTSERTFTLLMNDVGAAAFLPEVMRKLALAAPRVNMRVTELDHADYEDSLDRGEADLAIGRVMLSSSFCSEYLVKSVYVAVLRSDHPALRRRRGVRPELTEEAYVSAPHVIVSPRGATGNLVERALYQRRPDPRIVLDVPHATSLMNILPGTDLVATVPDRCVAFLCRDRRLTWAHIPISLEPNMVYQWWHKRQDYDAGHRWLRSFTAEAIRIDTR, from the coding sequence ATGCATAATCCCAACACGTTCGACCTGAACTTATTGAGGGTGTTTGATGCACTGCTGCGTGAAGGCAGCGTTTCGGCCGCAGCAAACCGCGTCGGCCTCTCGCAGCCGGCGGTGAGCAACGCGCTGCAGCGCCTGCGCATGATCTTAGGAGACCCGCTGTTCGTCCGCACTCGTCGCGGCATGGAGCCAACTGCGTTTGCGCTGCGGCTTTGTGATCCCGTCCAACAGGGATTGTCACAGATACGATCGGGACTTTCCCAGGTCGTCACCTTTGATCCGATGACATCGGAGCGCACCTTCACCCTGTTGATGAACGACGTTGGCGCCGCCGCCTTCCTGCCTGAAGTGATGCGCAAGCTGGCGCTAGCCGCGCCGCGGGTAAACATGCGCGTAACGGAACTCGACCATGCCGATTACGAGGATAGTCTCGATCGGGGCGAGGCGGATCTGGCGATCGGCCGGGTGATGCTGTCGAGCAGCTTCTGCTCGGAATATCTGGTCAAGAGCGTGTATGTCGCGGTTCTCCGTAGCGATCATCCGGCATTACGCCGACGTCGCGGCGTCAGGCCGGAGCTGACGGAAGAAGCATATGTTTCAGCGCCTCACGTCATTGTTAGCCCGCGGGGCGCGACGGGCAATCTCGTTGAGCGGGCGCTTTATCAGCGCCGGCCGGACCCACGCATCGTGCTCGATGTGCCGCATGCGACATCATTGATGAACATTCTGCCCGGCACGGACCTCGTCGCGACCGTGCCCGATCGCTGCGTCGCTTTCCTCTGCCGCGACAGGCGGTTAACTTGGGCGCACATTCCGATCTCGCTCGAGCCTAACATGGTCTATCAGTGGTGGCACAAGCGCCAAGACTACGATGCCGGACACCGCTGGCTTCGCTCCTTCACCGCCGAGGCCATTCGCATCGACACCAGATAA
- a CDS encoding nuclear transport factor 2 family protein encodes MVTFTADDVRLERWVRGSFFIANTEAARSNKMMMERHFLVEWNGDIEATMATIHPKNPWQRIPAFGVDVNGREAVREYYLSRFSSWPGPAMKHFDRVIVTEDCIHVEGTLTVEPRGSFGQVKITAKLLSAPAIIVVDFRDGLILGETVYVDGQTLTGEING; translated from the coding sequence ATGGTAACCTTCACCGCTGATGACGTGCGGCTTGAGCGCTGGGTGCGTGGCAGCTTCTTCATCGCGAACACTGAGGCTGCGCGCAGCAACAAAATGATGATGGAGCGCCATTTCCTCGTGGAGTGGAACGGCGACATCGAAGCAACAATGGCGACCATCCACCCAAAGAATCCGTGGCAGCGTATTCCGGCGTTTGGGGTCGACGTGAACGGTCGCGAAGCGGTGCGGGAATATTACCTAAGCCGCTTTAGCAGTTGGCCAGGACCCGCAATGAAGCATTTCGATCGCGTTATCGTGACGGAGGACTGCATTCATGTGGAAGGAACGCTCACGGTCGAACCTCGCGGCAGCTTCGGTCAGGTCAAAATAACTGCCAAATTGCTTTCAGCGCCGGCCATTATTGTCGTCGATTTTCGTGATGGTCTGATCCTTGGAGAGACGGTTTATGTGGATGGCCAGACCCTGACGGGCGAAATCAATGGCTGA
- a CDS encoding SDR family NAD(P)-dependent oxidoreductase: protein MADLPRVALVAGGAGSIGLETCRILAAEGWSCLSCDIEAPSEDLDGVIYRQIDVTSVASVAEAVETAAGMGRLTALINAHGVMVETAFPDFDTAAFSKIVDINLLSVARLCAEAGPKIVDGGAIVNLSSVTASMGRTRNAFAYQATKGGIEAMTRSFAIALAEREVRVNCVQPGYLSTPMRGAGIEARARQGGNQALEKLTPFGRLVTPAEVAAVVAFLCSRAASGISGAVIPVDGGQRAY, encoded by the coding sequence ATGGCTGATCTGCCGAGAGTCGCACTCGTTGCAGGTGGTGCCGGATCAATTGGGCTTGAGACCTGCCGCATCCTGGCCGCCGAAGGTTGGTCGTGCCTCTCCTGCGACATCGAGGCGCCGTCCGAGGATCTGGATGGAGTGATCTACCGGCAGATCGACGTCACATCGGTTGCGAGTGTCGCGGAAGCCGTGGAAACAGCTGCTGGCATGGGCCGCCTCACTGCACTAATCAATGCTCACGGGGTCATGGTCGAAACGGCTTTCCCCGATTTCGACACCGCAGCTTTTTCCAAGATCGTCGACATCAATCTGTTGAGCGTCGCGCGTCTTTGCGCTGAAGCGGGCCCAAAAATTGTCGATGGCGGCGCCATCGTAAACCTGTCCAGCGTGACGGCATCAATGGGCCGCACCCGTAATGCCTTTGCCTATCAAGCAACAAAGGGCGGCATCGAGGCGATGACCAGGTCTTTTGCCATTGCGCTCGCCGAACGCGAAGTTCGCGTGAATTGTGTGCAGCCCGGTTATCTGAGCACGCCCATGCGCGGTGCCGGCATTGAAGCAAGAGCGAGGCAAGGTGGCAATCAGGCTTTGGAAAAGCTGACTCCTTTCGGGCGGCTGGTGACGCCGGCGGAGGTGGCCGCGGTGGTCGCCTTTCTCTGTTCACGCGCTGCCTCCGGCATTTCAGGTGCCGTCATCCCGGTCGATGGCGGCCAGCGTGCCTACTGA